The window AGGATAAGGACAACATTCTCGCTGCCGTACTCCGTTACGAAATTCAGCATCCCGTGGTGAATGATCACGAACACGCCATCTGGGATACCTTTGGCATCAACAGCTGGCCGACCGCGCTCCTCATCGATCCCGAGGGGAATGCCGTGTGGGGCCGCAGTGGCGAGTTCAAAGTCGACGACGTTGCCGAAGTGCTGAAGATGGCCATTCCTTACTATAAGGAACACAAGCTGCTCGACGACGCCAAGCCCTTCCCGCTCGATCTGGAAGCTGGCAAGCAAGCCGAAACGCCGCTGCGTTTCCCAGGTAAGATCCTCGCCGATGAAAAGAACGGTCGGCTCTTCATTTCCGACAGCAACCACAATCGGATCGTGATCACCGATCTCGATGGCAAGCTGCTCGACGTCATCGGCAGCGGTGCGATTGGCGCTAAGGATGGTTCGTTCGCCCAGGCCCAGTTCGATCATCCACAAGGTTGCGCGCTGCAGGGGAACACGCTTTACATCGCGGACACCGAGAACCACACGCTTCGCAAAGCCGATCTGCAAGAGAAGACTGTGGTCACGATCGCTGGCATTGGTCAACAAGCGAAGCACGCCTGGCCCGGCTTGGAAGAGTTCCGCCTGACCGGCGCTCTGCCGGAACGGTGGGCTGGCCCGACGAAGACCACTGCGCTCAACAGCCCGTGGGATTTGTGGATTCATGACAAAAAGTTGTTCATCGCCATGGCCGGGCCCCATCAGATTTGGGTCATGCCGCTTGATGAATCCGAGATCGGTCCCTATGCCGGGAACGGCCGTGAGGACATCGTCGATGGCAAACTTATTCCGCCCACTCCTTACGAAGGTGGCTTCAGCTCGTTTGCCCAGCCCAGCGGTCTGACGAGTGATGGCAAGTGGCTGTACGTCGCCGATAGCGAAGGGAGCTCGATTCGCGCGGTGCCGTTTGATCGCAAGCAGGAAGTTCGCACCGTCGTTGGTTCTGAAAACCTTCCGGGCGGCCGCTTGTTCGCCTTCGGCGATATCGATGGACCCAAAGAGACTGCCAAGCTACAGCACGCCCTCGGCGTGACGTATCTCGACGGCAAGATTTATGTCACCGACACCTATAACAACAAGGTGAAGGTGGTCGATGCCAAAACGGGCGAAACCACCACGCTCGCTGGCACCGGCAAGCCTGGGAAAACCGACGAGCCGGCGATGTTCGACGAACCGGCCGGCATCGCGAGCGTCAAAGGCAAACTCTACATCGCCGATACCAACAATCACCTGATCCGTACGATCGACCTGGATTCGAAGAAAGTCGGCACACTCACGATCAGTGGGCTCACGCCGCCCGGTGCGACGAAGGTGACGGTCGACAAGAAGCCCTCGTTCAAAGGTGCTCTGGCCGAAGCGGCCCCAGCCGCCACGCTGAAGGCCGACAACGGTGAGATCAAGGTAAAGGTTGACTTGAAATACCCAGTCGGTTGGAAGATCAACAAGCTGGCCCCGATGTCTTACTGGGTCGATTCCGCCAAACCGGCCGGCCCTGTGAATCGCGCCGCCTTCGGCAAAAAGAAGCTGGCCGATCCTGTCGCCACTTTCGATGTCATTCTGCCGGTGGCTGGCGCGGGCGAGGATGAAATCAGCGTCTCGCTGAATTACTATTATTGTCAGGACGCGGACGAAGGAGTCTGCAAGATCGGCTCGGTGGTTTTCACCCTGCCGCTCAAGATCGCCGACGATGCGAAGGAAAGCACGGTCACGATTTCGCACGCGATTCCTGAATAATGCTTTTCAAACTGCAATCTGCCATCTGAGATCTGCAATCCAGTGATCGACGTCAACGGCGCTGCCAAAAAGATCATCGCCAACGTCGAACAGGCGATCGTTGGCAAACGCCAGCAACTAGTGCTCGCTCTGTGCGCTTGGCTCTGCGAAGGACATATCCTCCTCGAGGATGTGCCCGGCGTTGCCAAAACGATGCTGGCCCGCGCATTGGCCCGCAGCGTCGGCTGTTCCTTCAAACGGATTCAATGCACGCCCGATTTGTTGCCTGGTGACGTGACTGGCGCATCGATTTTCAATCCGAAGACGACGGATTTTGAATTCCGCGCTGGTCCGCTCTTTGCCCAGGTTGTGCTCGCCGACGAAATTAACCGCACCACGCCGTGAACGCAGGCAGCTCTCCTCGAAGCGATGGCCGAGAGTCGTGTGACGGTTGATGGTGTGACTCATAAACTCGGGCCGCCATTTCTGGTCATCGCCACGCAGAACCCCGTCGATCATGAAGGGACCTTCCCGTTGCCGGAGGCGCAGCTCGACCGCTTCCTGATGAAGTTCAGTCTCGGTTATCCCGCGCTCGAAGAAGAACTGAAGATGCTTGAGATGCTGCAGCACAAGCATCCCATCGATGCGCTGCAGCCAGCCGTCTCGGCAGAGGAAATCGTCGCTTGTCAGCAAGCAGTGCGCAACATTTACGTCGATGACAAGGTCCGCCGTTACCTGATGCAGATCGTGCATGACACGCGCACTCACGAAGATGTGGCCCTTGGCGGCAGTCCGCGGGCTTCGATCGCGCTCTTTCGTTGCTCGCAGGCTATGGCTGCACTGCGCGGACGAAACTACGTGCTGCCTGATGATGTGAAACGCGTCGCGGCCGCGGTTCTGACGCATCGCGTGATTGTGAAACCGGAGAGTCGGCTCCGCAAAGTGACTGCGGCCAAACTGGTCGAAGAGATCGTGGCCGAGATCGCTGTTCCAGTGCTGGAAGATCCGAAGACGACGGACAAGCTGGCCGAGAAAATCACATGATCTGGCCAGCCGCGATCGTGCTGATTCTGATCATCGCGCTGATCTTTCGGCTCGGGCTGTTGATGTATGCGATGTACACGTTGCTCGGTGTGCTGCTGCTGAGTCGCTATCTCACGCATCGTTGGGCAGCATCGTTGCAGGCCACGCGCGAGTGCAACCGCTTGGCCGCCGAAGAGGGTGACGAAATCGCGGTCATTATCACCATCGAAAACACCGGCAACCTGCCTATTCCCTGGGTGATGGTCGAAGACCTGATTCCGCGTGAAGCACTCGTGTATTTGCCGCCGCGACTTGGCGTAACCGGCCCGCGGATGAAGCTCACGCATCTTTGGCCGCGGAGCAAACGGGCGATCCGCTATCAGCTGAAGTGCAACCGTCGCGGCTACTATCAGCTCGGGCCGCTCGTTCTGGAGACTGGCGACCTGTTCGGCCTGCATCGGCAGTTTCGCGTTCTCACCGAACCACAGTTCCTACTCGTCATGCCCGAGGTCATACCGCTGACCGGCTACGCCATCTCTTCGAAGCGGCCCATTGGCGAAGTCCGCATGACCTATCGCCTGTATGAGGACCCGACGAGGATCAGTGGCGTGCGGGCTTATCAGGAAGGGGACTCGCTGAATCGCATTCATTGGCGAGCAACCGCGCGGACCGGCGTGCTGCACAGCAAGATTTATGAACCATCAACCGTTGCCGGCACGACGATCTTGCTCGACTTTCACAAGGACTCGCATGAGCAGCGTCACGAACCTCGGCGCAGCGAACTCGCCATCACTGCCGCTGCCTCGATCGCGAATGCCGTGACGCTGATGGGACAGCAAGTCGGCATGATTACCAACGGTCGCGATGCTGCCGATCGCATCCGCACTGAAGGCTGGGCCAGCGACTGGCGAACGCGCGAATCGGCCCAAGTCGCTGCCGGCGTCCGCGAAACCAGCGATCGCCTGCGGCCCATCGTCATCGGCACTCGGCGCGGTGGTGATCAACTGACACAGATTCTGGAAATGCTCGCCCGCCTCGAACTTACCGACGGCTTGTCGCTGACGCAAACGATCCTGGAAACCTCCTCGCGCATGCCCCGCGACGCGACGGTCATCGCTATACTCGCGCAGGTCACTTCCGAGATTGCCATCGCACTCGGCATGCTCCGGCGTCGCGGTTTGGTCGTCGTGGCGATTCTCAACATCTTCGACATCACGGGATTTGCCGACGCCGCCGGACCGCTCATTGCCGAAGGGATTGAAACGCGACAGTTGGAGAGCGAGGAATCGGTGGCGGAGATTTGTGCAGCTTATTGGCTGCGGTGATTATTTCATTATTCTCATGAAATTCGAGTAGAATGATGAAATCGAAATCGGTGCAGAATGAATATTGACCATGTTTTGCAGACTTTTAACGACTGTGGCGTACGGTACATGCTGATCGGAGGGATGAATTTCGCGCTCCGTCATCAACCTTATACGACGTACGATATTGATCTCTGGATAGAGGATTCGGATGAAAACGTCGTTGCATGCGATACGGCATTGGCAAAGTGGGGCCGTACCGATTCCGAATGGGATTTAACACGAAACCTACCGCCGAATTGGCTGCGTACGCAGGGCGTCTTCTCGCTACATTCACCTCACGGTGCCATTGACATATTTCGAGCTGTAAAGGGGCTCGGTGAATGGGAGGACAGCTTCGGTCGCTCCATCCAGGAGAAAACAAATAGCGGAAGTGTTTATCAAGGGCTCGGTGACGACGATATGATTCGTTGCCAACTGGCACTTGATGCTTCTCATCGAAAGGTGGATCGGGTCAGAGTCATACAGGCGAAGTTGCAAAATAAGGGTAATGAAAATGACGCCTGACCAGGCAACCGATCTCGTTCAGCATGAAGCGGAGAAACGAAATCGCCACGTCAGCCCAGAAATGCGTTGGCAACAGTTTCAAGCACTCTGCGCCTGGCTTGATTCGCAACAGCCAGTGCCACGTAACAGTCGCGCAGGTTGTTTGGCGGCTGCGGCGAGACGCGAAAAGGCAGATCAGAAGTCGACGGAGTAGACCAGCATCATGTCTCGTCGCGCCCCCGAAACTCTCGTCGATTGGCTAGTCGTTGGGATCGCGCCGTTCTTGATCATGTTGCTGGTTGGCAGCCTGGTGTTCTATCTCGTCGAGGTTTTCTATCTCGGCGAATACCAAGCGCGCGTGCTGTTCGTTCTCGGCATGTTTGTGATGGCCACGGTTTGCATCGCGCGAATTTCGATGGAGGAAGGCGCTGCCTATGCAGCCATGTATGCCGCGCCGCTGGCGATTGCTGTGGGTCTGGCGCTCGCCGCGTTCGTGCAAGTCAGCGGACCGCTGGCCGCGCTCGGGCCGATGCTCAACTGGGGGCTGATGATTCTCATCTGGTGGTCGGCGAATAAGCTAACCTGGGATTGCACGCTGATCGAAGGAAGCCGCGACTTTACCGGTCAAGGTTTGATGCAAACCACCGGACTCGATCGGTATTTTCGCGTGCAGAGGCCGCAAACCGCACCGGCGACAGAGCCTCCATCGCCGCCGCCCGATCTTTCCGGAACCAGCACTACCGAGCGTCCCGCTTCGCTCCCTGTTTGGAAATGGTGGAATTGGACGCGGGGTGAGGAACGGCCACATGCGCCGGGCGTGTGGGTCGTTTATTTTTCGATCGCCGCACTGCCCCTGTTTGGCTTGGGGCAGTGGTTCATGCCGGCGAACGCGCTCGACCTGCGCCGGCGGGCATTCTGGCTGCTCGTGGTCTATGTCGCGGCCGGTTTGTCGCTGTTGATGGCGACCAGTTTCCTCAGCCTCCGTCGTTATCTGCGCCAACGCAATCAAGAGATGCCTGGTGAGATGGCCGCCGTTTGGCTCGGTACGGGCGGAGCGATTATCGCCATCTTGCTGGTACTCGCGTCGCTCCTGCCGCGCCCTATTCCGGAATATTCGATCACTCACCTCGCGCCACAAATTCAATCGCCGCAGCAAACCGCCTCGCGTTGGGGTTGGGGCAGCGAAGGAGCGAAAAAGAAAAACGTCAACTCGCCGCAAACGGCCACGAAGGGCGAGGTTGATCCCGCCACGAAGCAAGGTAGCTCACAAGGAAAGCCGACGCCAAACGCACAAGGCGCGCCTGCCAAGAACGCATCAGGTTCATCAGGTACCGACGGCAAGAACTCCGGCGGCCAAAGTCAGAGCAACAGCCAGACTAAATCCGGCAGCCAGCAAAACGATTCGAAGCAATCATCTGGCAATCAGTCGAGCAATTCAAAGCAGCCAGCAAACTCTTCCGGCGAGCAGAAGCCGCAACCTCAGCAGAACAATCAGCCATCGAACGAAGCGAATAACCAAACGCGAAGTAATCCGCAGCAACAGCCAAACAATAGCGATAAAAAATCGTCCAGCAATCCATCTACCGCCAATCCACCGCAGCAAACTCCGACCAGCAATCCGCCGCCACGCAGCACTCCTCCTGATTCACAAGCCACACCGCCGCTGCCGAATGAGGTCCAAGTTCCGCAGAAGAATTATCTGCAGCAGGCCTGGAACATGGTCTTTACCTATCTCACGTACGTGCTGAAATGGGTGTTCTATCTGCTGGTGATCGGCGTCGTCGCTTACTACGCCTGGCAACATCGCGAATGGCTGCTGGCCGCGTGGCAGCAACTCCTCAAGGAACTGCGCGAGTTGTGGGCGAAGTGGTTTGGACAAAAACCAACCACGACATCGGCGGTTGCAACGGCTCTGCCTCCGCCGCCCAAGCGTTTCGCGGAGTATGCCGATCCGTTTTCTTCGGGACTCGCCGCTCGCTGGACGCTAGCAGAACTCGTTCGCTATACCTTCGAAGCACTCGAAGCCCGTGGTCGCGAGCAGAATTGTCCCCGCGGCAATGATCAAACCCCGCTCGAGTATGCAGCAGCCGTCGGTCAGGTCGAGCCGGGCTTTGCCGGCGAAGTTCATTCGCTAGCAGATCTGTACGGACAGTTGGCTTTTGCCGGGGGCAATTCTTCGCCGCAGTCAACATTACTTTTACAGCAGTTATGGCTGCATTGGCGGCAATTTCCTGCAGCGAGCTCGCAGACCTAGAATCTTGACGTTGACCGCTTTTCGACCTCTTCCTAAGCTCACCACTGCCTGCCGTTTCGAATCAACGCTTGTGCAAGGATGCACCGCATGAACTCGCCGTTCGTTAAGAATATTCCCCTGCTCGACGTCAACCGTGGTAATGCCCCGCTGCGGGAAGAATTCATCGAAGCCCTGACCCGCGTGGTCGATTCCGGGCGTTTCCTCTTCGGCCCCGATGTGCAACAGCTTGAGCGTTCGGTCGCTGAACGTTGCGGCGTCGAACATGCGATCGCTTGTGCTTCGGGCAGCGATGCGTTGCTCCTCGCTCTGCTCGCACTCGACATCGGCGATTACGACGAAGTGATCGTGCCGAGCTTCACGTTCTTCGCCACGGCATCGGCGGTGACTCGCGTCGGCGCCACGCCGGTGTTCGTCGATATCGAGCCCGCCACCTTCAATCTCGATCCCGCCTGCGTGAAGGCCGCCATCACGCCGCGGACGAAGGCGATCATCCCCGTTCATCTCTTCGGCCAATGTGCCGATATGTCGTCGATCATGTCGCTCGGCCTTGAGCACAACATTCCCGTCATCGAAGACGCTGCTCAAGCGATCGACG is drawn from Anatilimnocola floriformis and contains these coding sequences:
- a CDS encoding thioredoxin-like domain-containing protein, translated to MSLAFVGRGSFLTLAMVMIAAVIIGGSGCINESTQPKFKPVAEVNNTAAVTEPAMSDSNPANEETPAATEKPGDKEVAVQAPAEAGKDHPFRRKLEAPDFPRGMEWINTRPLAKKDLKGKFVLLDFWTYCCINCMHILPELKKLEKQFPNELVVIGVHSAKFDTEKDKDNILAAVLRYEIQHPVVNDHEHAIWDTFGINSWPTALLIDPEGNAVWGRSGEFKVDDVAEVLKMAIPYYKEHKLLDDAKPFPLDLEAGKQAETPLRFPGKILADEKNGRLFISDSNHNRIVITDLDGKLLDVIGSGAIGAKDGSFAQAQFDHPQGCALQGNTLYIADTENHTLRKADLQEKTVVTIAGIGQQAKHAWPGLEEFRLTGALPERWAGPTKTTALNSPWDLWIHDKKLFIAMAGPHQIWVMPLDESEIGPYAGNGREDIVDGKLIPPTPYEGGFSSFAQPSGLTSDGKWLYVADSEGSSIRAVPFDRKQEVRTVVGSENLPGGRLFAFGDIDGPKETAKLQHALGVTYLDGKIYVTDTYNNKVKVVDAKTGETTTLAGTGKPGKTDEPAMFDEPAGIASVKGKLYIADTNNHLIRTIDLDSKKVGTLTISGLTPPGATKVTVDKKPSFKGALAEAAPAATLKADNGEIKVKVDLKYPVGWKINKLAPMSYWVDSAKPAGPVNRAAFGKKKLADPVATFDVILPVAGAGEDEISVSLNYYYCQDADEGVCKIGSVVFTLPLKIADDAKESTVTISHAIPE
- a CDS encoding DUF58 domain-containing protein is translated as MIWPAAIVLILIIALIFRLGLLMYAMYTLLGVLLLSRYLTHRWAASLQATRECNRLAAEEGDEIAVIITIENTGNLPIPWVMVEDLIPREALVYLPPRLGVTGPRMKLTHLWPRSKRAIRYQLKCNRRGYYQLGPLVLETGDLFGLHRQFRVLTEPQFLLVMPEVIPLTGYAISSKRPIGEVRMTYRLYEDPTRISGVRAYQEGDSLNRIHWRATARTGVLHSKIYEPSTVAGTTILLDFHKDSHEQRHEPRRSELAITAAASIANAVTLMGQQVGMITNGRDAADRIRTEGWASDWRTRESAQVAAGVRETSDRLRPIVIGTRRGGDQLTQILEMLARLELTDGLSLTQTILETSSRMPRDATVIAILAQVTSEIAIALGMLRRRGLVVVAILNIFDITGFADAAGPLIAEGIETRQLESEESVAEICAAYWLR
- a CDS encoding DUF4129 domain-containing protein → MSRRAPETLVDWLVVGIAPFLIMLLVGSLVFYLVEVFYLGEYQARVLFVLGMFVMATVCIARISMEEGAAYAAMYAAPLAIAVGLALAAFVQVSGPLAALGPMLNWGLMILIWWSANKLTWDCTLIEGSRDFTGQGLMQTTGLDRYFRVQRPQTAPATEPPSPPPDLSGTSTTERPASLPVWKWWNWTRGEERPHAPGVWVVYFSIAALPLFGLGQWFMPANALDLRRRAFWLLVVYVAAGLSLLMATSFLSLRRYLRQRNQEMPGEMAAVWLGTGGAIIAILLVLASLLPRPIPEYSITHLAPQIQSPQQTASRWGWGSEGAKKKNVNSPQTATKGEVDPATKQGSSQGKPTPNAQGAPAKNASGSSGTDGKNSGGQSQSNSQTKSGSQQNDSKQSSGNQSSNSKQPANSSGEQKPQPQQNNQPSNEANNQTRSNPQQQPNNSDKKSSSNPSTANPPQQTPTSNPPPRSTPPDSQATPPLPNEVQVPQKNYLQQAWNMVFTYLTYVLKWVFYLLVIGVVAYYAWQHREWLLAAWQQLLKELRELWAKWFGQKPTTTSAVATALPPPPKRFAEYADPFSSGLAARWTLAELVRYTFEALEARGREQNCPRGNDQTPLEYAAAVGQVEPGFAGEVHSLADLYGQLAFAGGNSSPQSTLLLQQLWLHWRQFPAASSQT